The Sandaracinus amylolyticus genomic interval CGGGGAACGTCACGGAGCAGGTCCCGGGGACGAGCCCGGAGACCCTCGCGATCCCCGTCGAGTCCGTGATGCCTCGGCGCACGCGCCCGTCTTCGGAGCGCATCTCGAACCGGGCGCCCACCACGGGCGCGCCGGCGTCGTCGACGAGCTCGAGCTCGATCCAGCTCGTCTCGGGCGCGCAGTCCGCCGGCGCTTGCCGTCCGTGCTCCCCTCTGATCGTGGCGACCCGCTCGACGCGTCGCACCAGCGCGAGCCGTCCGGTCAACGACTCGAGCTCGACTCGCACCAGCGCCTCGAGCTCGCCCTCCCCGAAGCCCGCGACGTCGCCGCGCAGACGGGCGAGCACGTCGCGCAGCTCGGGGCGGATGCGATGCGCGAGGCGCCCGAGGACGTCCACCGCGCGGCGCTCGTCCAGGCGCTCCCACCCCGCTCCGCGATCGAGCCGACGCAGCTCGAATCGCTCTCCGAGCGCGTACACGAACCCCCCATCGCGGAACTGGCACCGCCACATGCGACGACCCATCGGACCGCGCCGCGCGCTGTTGCGCCGTTTCGTGCTGCGAGCGCGC includes:
- a CDS encoding carboxypeptidase-like regulatory domain-containing protein translates to MYALGERFELRRLDRGAGWERLDERRAVDVLGRLAHRIRPELRDVLARLRGDVAGFGEGELEALVRVELESLTGRLALVRRVERVATIRGEHGRQAPADCAPETSWIELELVDDAGAPVVGARFEMRSEDGRVRRGITDSTGIARVSGLVPGTCSVTFPDLDGDAWVPGGGSR